The segment TTGGCGTTGTTGATCGCGTCCATCACCAGGTGGTAGCGGGACGCCCGGTTGCGCACCGTCATGTCGAACGGTGTGGTGGTGGTGCCCTGCTCGATGAAGCCGCGCACCCGGAACCGGTCGGCGTCCGGCCGGCCGTGCACCAGCTGGTGGATGGCGCCCGGGTAGCCGTGGAACGAGAACACGACATCCACGTGGTCGGTGAACAGTTCCCGGAACATGGTCTCGCTCATGCCGTGCGGGTGGTCCTTCGGCCGCGGCAGGGTCATCAGGTTGACCACGTTGACCACCCGCACCTTGAGCTGCGGCAGCTTCTCCATCAGGATTCGGGCGGCCGCCACGGTTTCCATCGTCACCACGTCACCGGCGCAGGCCAGCACGATGTCCGGGTCGCTGCTGCCGTCGTCGGTGCCGGCCCACTCCCAGATGCCCGCGCCCTTCTTGCAATGCTCGATCGCCTGGTCCATGTCGAGCCACTGCAGCTGCGGCTGCTTGTCGATCACGATCAGGTTGATGTACGACTTCGACCGGAAGCAGTGGTCGGCCACCGAGAGCAGGGTGTTCGCGTCCGGCGGCAGGTAGACCCGGGCGACGTCGCCGCGCTGGGTGAGCACCACCTGGATCAGGCCGGGACCCTGGTGCGAGAACCCGTTGTGGTCGTTGCGCCAGGCGGTCGAGGTGAGCAGGATGTTCAGGCTCGGCACCTTGGCCCGCCAGGACAGATGCGAGGCCTCCTGCAGCCATTTGCCGTGCTGGACTGTCTGCGAGGCGCTGACCATGGCGAACGCCTCGTAGGTGGCGAACATGCCGTGCCGGCCGGTCAGGTTGTAGCCCTCCAGCCAGCCGTGGCAGTTGTGCTCGGAGAGCACCTCCATGACCCGCCCGTTACGGCTCAGCTTCACGTCGTCGTCGGTGACCGATTCCATGAAGCCGCGGTCGGAGACCTCGAAGACCGCGCCGAGCCGGTTGCTGTTGGTCTCGTCCGGGCAGAACAGCCGGAACCGGTCCGGGTTGCGGGTGTAGATGTCACGCATCAGCTCGCCCAGCTTGCGGGTCGACTCCGCCCTGCCGCACGCCGGCTTGTCCACGCCGATGGCGTAGTCCCGGAAGTCGGGCATGTCCAGGTCGCGAGTGAGCAGGCCGCCGTTGGCGTGCGGGGACGCGCTCATCCGCAGATCCCCGTCCGGCGCAAGAGCGCGGACCTGCTCGACCGGGGCCCCGGTGGCGTCGAACAGCTCCTCCGGCCGGTACGAGCGCAGCCACTTCTCGAGCTCACGCAGGTGATCCTCGTTGCCTTTCACCCCGGACAGCGGCACCTGGTGCGAGCGCCACGTGCCGGTCACCGTGATGCCGTCGATCTTCTCCGGCCCGGTCCAGCCTTTCGGCGTACGCATGACGATCAGCGGCCAGCGCGGCCGCTGGCCGTCCCACGCCCCGCCACGGGCAGCGTCCTGAATCTTCTGGATCTTGTCCCAGGCTTCGGCGAGCACCGCCGCGAACCGGTGGTGCATCCCCGGTAGGTCGGCTCCCTCAACCTCGAGCACCTCGTACCCGTGGCCCTCGAGGAGCTTGCGCACCTCGGCCGGGTCTTTGCGGGCCAGCACCGTCGGGCCGGCGATCTTCGCGCCGTTGAGGTGAAGGATCGGCAGGACCGCGCCGTCGTGCGCCGGGTTCAGGAAGGAGATGCCCTTCCAGGAACCCTCCAGGGGCCCGGTTTCGGCCTCGCCGTCACCGACCACCGCGATGGCGAGCAGGTCCGGGTTGTCCATCACCGCGCCGAAGGCGTGCACCAGCGCGTAGCCGAGCTCGCCGCCCTCGTGGATGGAGCCGGGGGTGGTCACCGAGACGTGGCTGGGGATGCCGCCGGGGCTGGAGAACTGCCGGAACAGCCGCAGCATGCCGCCCTCGTCGAGGCTCACCTTGGGGTAGACCTCGGAGTAGGTGCCCTCCAGGTAACCGGCGGCGACCAGGGCGGGGCCGCCGTGCCCCGGACCGGCCAGATAGATGGCCTGCTGGCCGGTCTGCTTGATCAGGCGCGACACGTGGGCGTAGATGAAGGACAGGCCGGGGCTGGTGCCCCAGTGCCCGAGCAGGCGTGGCTTGATGTGCTCGTTCTTGAGCGGCTCCCGCAGCAGCGGATTGCCCTGCAGATAGATCTGACCGATCGTCAGATAGTTGTTGGCCCGCCACCAGGCATCGAGGCCGGCGACTTCGGCGTCGTCCGGTGCGGCGAGCCGCCGCACGACTTCTTCATGGTCGATCCGGGTGGCCCGGTTGTCCGAAACGGCGGTCACAGATGTGGTCCTCTCGTTGCGATGGCACCTCGATCGAATGCTATTGACGCGCACGGTGGCTCGCAGCGAAAGGACGATTCCGTGGCCAGTGCCGTGCGGTCGTGTTCGCAGCTCAGGCTGTGCAGCGCCGAGATCTTGTGAGTGACACGCCGGGCGAGGCGAGTGTCCGATGATTTGCCGTCCTGTGTACGGCAGGCGGCGGGCCGCTGGCCATGGCGAGTCGATGGCCCCTGGGCCGGCTGTCCGAGATTGTCACTCCGGGGTCGCGGCCACGGAGGTCGCCGAGGCCACGGCCGTCGTGAACCACCTTCGCCGCAGTCGTTGCCCAAGTAGGAATACAGCGGCGCAGCGGGCGCACGCCGATCCCCTCACGCCGGAGTCAGTGACCGCTTCACCGTCCCCTTGGCGGATGCATCGGGCAGGGCTGGCCAGCGAGTCCTTGAAGGCCGCCGATCAGAGCGCGTGCGCGGCATGCCGGTGGGTCGGCCGTGCGGTACGCCATATCGGTGAATGGCGGCCGTGTTGCGCCGCCGAGGGACTTTCGGCCCTGAACAAGTACCGCCCCGCGCGGTCACTGTGAGCTGTGAAGGACGTCACCGCTGGTGTTCGCCGGAAGGTCCCTTTGCTGAGACCCGAGGTGGCGCCGGTTGCGGTTTCCGAACGAGGAGGGCGAGCAGGATGCGTCGCTCAGTTGCGGTTGGTGTCGGAGGAGCCGGCGGATGGAATGCCCTGGCGTGGGCCGTCGAGCAGGGCCATCAGTCCGGGGGCCGGCTGG is part of the Actinoplanes sp. NBC_00393 genome and harbors:
- a CDS encoding phosphoketolase family protein gives rise to the protein MRRLAAPDDAEVAGLDAWWRANNYLTIGQIYLQGNPLLREPLKNEHIKPRLLGHWGTSPGLSFIYAHVSRLIKQTGQQAIYLAGPGHGGPALVAAGYLEGTYSEVYPKVSLDEGGMLRLFRQFSSPGGIPSHVSVTTPGSIHEGGELGYALVHAFGAVMDNPDLLAIAVVGDGEAETGPLEGSWKGISFLNPAHDGAVLPILHLNGAKIAGPTVLARKDPAEVRKLLEGHGYEVLEVEGADLPGMHHRFAAVLAEAWDKIQKIQDAARGGAWDGQRPRWPLIVMRTPKGWTGPEKIDGITVTGTWRSHQVPLSGVKGNEDHLRELEKWLRSYRPEELFDATGAPVEQVRALAPDGDLRMSASPHANGGLLTRDLDMPDFRDYAIGVDKPACGRAESTRKLGELMRDIYTRNPDRFRLFCPDETNSNRLGAVFEVSDRGFMESVTDDDVKLSRNGRVMEVLSEHNCHGWLEGYNLTGRHGMFATYEAFAMVSASQTVQHGKWLQEASHLSWRAKVPSLNILLTSTAWRNDHNGFSHQGPGLIQVVLTQRGDVARVYLPPDANTLLSVADHCFRSKSYINLIVIDKQPQLQWLDMDQAIEHCKKGAGIWEWAGTDDGSSDPDIVLACAGDVVTMETVAAARILMEKLPQLKVRVVNVVNLMTLPRPKDHPHGMSETMFRELFTDHVDVVFSFHGYPGAIHQLVHGRPDADRFRVRGFIEQGTTTTPFDMTVRNRASRYHLVMDAINNAKRLPTGATDLKAWCEAQLAKHERYVVEHLEDMPEVRDWSLGDWAQH